In the Leptospiraceae bacterium genome, one interval contains:
- a CDS encoding adenosine kinase: protein MKKYDVFGVGNALVDTLVNIDKKFLEDSNIVKGVMTLVDSEKQGELLASLHEHKLELRSGGSAANTMIALANSGGTGCYTGKVANDANGEFYKKDMENAGINFEMEPANTGHTGTCVVLMTPDADRTMLTHLGISITLTSGDIGIENLKKSKVSYIEGYLWDGEDTKNASLHAMDISKKNGVKVAFTYSDPFCVKRAKADFIQITKEKADYIFCNHDEAMSLSEKNDPKEALAYIGSLCQTAFMTWGKEGAYFVDKGIITHVPGFPVNPIDTNGAGDAFAAGVLYGITQGYSLAKACRWGNYVASRIIMEIGARLSVKLMGRQEEILVGY from the coding sequence ATGAAAAAATATGATGTATTCGGCGTAGGCAATGCGTTAGTTGACACTCTGGTAAATATAGATAAAAAATTTTTGGAAGATAGCAATATTGTCAAAGGGGTAATGACGTTAGTTGATTCCGAAAAACAAGGAGAGTTGTTAGCTTCTCTACACGAGCATAAGTTGGAATTGAGGTCTGGTGGAAGTGCTGCCAATACGATGATCGCTTTAGCTAATTCAGGTGGAACAGGATGTTATACCGGAAAAGTTGCAAACGATGCAAATGGGGAGTTCTACAAGAAAGATATGGAGAATGCAGGTATAAATTTTGAAATGGAGCCTGCAAATACCGGGCACACAGGAACTTGTGTAGTTCTAATGACACCGGATGCAGATAGAACGATGCTCACTCATCTTGGAATCTCTATTACCCTTACGTCAGGCGACATAGGTATCGAGAATTTAAAGAAATCTAAAGTGTCTTATATAGAAGGGTATCTATGGGATGGGGAAGATACGAAAAATGCTTCACTTCATGCAATGGATATTTCTAAAAAAAATGGAGTCAAGGTCGCTTTCACGTATAGCGATCCTTTTTGTGTGAAAAGAGCGAAAGCTGACTTTATTCAAATTACAAAAGAGAAAGCTGATTATATTTTCTGCAACCATGATGAAGCTATGTCATTGAGCGAAAAAAACGATCCTAAAGAAGCCCTTGCTTATATAGGAAGTCTTTGTCAAACTGCATTTATGACTTGGGGAAAAGAAGGTGCTTATTTTGTAGATAAAGGAATTATCACCCACGTTCCCGGATTTCCTGTGAACCCGATTGATACGAATGGAGCCGGTGATGCGTTTGCTGCCGGAGTATTGTATGGAATCACTCAAGGCTATTCTCTTGCAAAGGCTTGCCGATGGGGAAATTATGTTGCCTCCAGAATTATAATGGAGATTGGTGCAAGACTATCTGTCAAATTAATGGGTCGTCAGGAAGAAATTTTAGTCGGCTACTAA
- a CDS encoding chemotaxis protein yields MEKQIMDILNAGIGLFQSGKEGLVKARADLEKAYSELASKGAQDNSETAVKLRQSVDKIISDIKEFTSVAGKNYEDTRAKIIENYNKITDEIKNRMPEGKVEAVKAKINEVAESIKKPKA; encoded by the coding sequence ATGGAAAAACAAATCATGGACATACTGAACGCAGGAATCGGTCTTTTTCAATCTGGAAAAGAAGGATTAGTAAAAGCAAGAGCTGATCTTGAAAAAGCTTACTCTGAACTTGCATCAAAAGGCGCTCAGGACAACTCCGAAACTGCTGTAAAACTCAGACAATCTGTTGATAAAATCATCAGTGATATCAAAGAATTTACAAGTGTTGCTGGGAAAAACTATGAAGACACAAGAGCAAAAATCATAGAAAACTACAACAAAATCACTGACGAAATCAAAAACAGGATGCCTGAAGGAAAAGTTGAAGCTGTAAAAGCAAAAATCAACGAAGTAGCAGAAAGTATCAAAAAGCCAAAAGCTTAA
- a CDS encoding CPBP family intramembrane metalloprotease, translating into MKHFALILFLFCYPVFSQSSSNDPNIVQPKNENQNNKEAQPIIKENDSIAIKPKKPPNPHFVALLGIVPGLGQAYIGNTWSGVFQFGLFYTLSGLEYHFSKQPDYIEYNEREVKFEIGRTLAAEEFQRNNLLYRSIPAFTESRYQRDLRLYEERKLYEINPLLKYGEYQRTSRSTFYSDTLNNPVLSVMLYSIYSGFRDAGGLGEFKKDEKIEALLLAPFKPVYFTNIKIFLPIAFLSAMLLTDNSSTKILAPPSLVRDGSLVGGAFITGISPAIGEEAFFRGYVNYSLMQSYGPIIGGGVSGLLFSMAHAGNQDAKEGFLGRALLGFYFAYLHYSSGYDLGPSIAMHFWWNFLMGLAQIKYYKPDPNYNKSQQEVHFMPVFYQMRF; encoded by the coding sequence ATGAAGCATTTTGCACTGATTCTATTTTTATTTTGTTATCCTGTATTTTCTCAAAGTAGCTCAAACGATCCAAACATCGTTCAACCTAAAAATGAAAATCAAAATAACAAAGAAGCCCAACCTATAATCAAAGAAAATGATTCAATTGCAATAAAACCCAAAAAGCCTCCGAATCCTCATTTTGTAGCCCTTCTCGGAATTGTTCCTGGACTTGGACAAGCGTATATCGGGAATACATGGTCTGGAGTTTTTCAGTTTGGTTTATTTTATACATTGTCAGGATTAGAGTACCATTTTTCTAAACAACCAGATTATATAGAATACAATGAAAGAGAAGTAAAATTTGAAATAGGAAGGACTTTGGCGGCAGAAGAGTTTCAAAGAAATAATCTGCTCTATAGAAGCATTCCTGCTTTCACAGAGTCTCGATACCAAAGAGACTTGCGACTCTACGAAGAAAGAAAACTCTATGAAATAAACCCACTCTTGAAATACGGAGAATACCAAAGAACTTCCAGAAGCACTTTTTATTCCGATACACTCAATAACCCGGTGTTGAGTGTTATGCTGTACTCCATATACTCCGGGTTTCGGGACGCAGGTGGATTAGGCGAGTTCAAAAAAGACGAAAAAATTGAAGCGCTTTTACTTGCACCGTTCAAGCCAGTGTACTTCACCAATATTAAAATATTTTTACCTATTGCTTTTTTGAGTGCAATGCTTTTGACAGACAACTCTTCTACAAAAATATTAGCACCACCCAGTCTTGTAAGAGACGGCTCCTTAGTGGGTGGCGCTTTTATCACAGGGATAAGCCCTGCTATAGGAGAAGAAGCATTCTTTAGGGGGTATGTAAATTACTCATTAATGCAATCCTACGGTCCAATAATTGGTGGTGGAGTTTCCGGGTTGCTTTTTTCTATGGCACACGCAGGAAACCAAGACGCAAAAGAAGGATTTCTCGGAAGAGCACTACTTGGTTTTTATTTTGCCTATCTACACTATTCTTCAGGATACGATCTGGGCCCTTCCATTGCAATGCACTTCTGGTGGAATTTTCTTATGGGTCTTGCACAAATCAAATACTACAAACCCGATCCGAATTACAACAAGTCTCAACAAGAAGTTCATTTTATGCCTGTGTTCTATCAGATGAGATTTTGA